The genome window CGAATTCATTCACGGGCGTCGCGGCGCGATGGCGGATGGCGCCAAATTGACAGGCCCCATTGTCCTACTTTATACTCCGCCTGGCGGGCCGACCCCGCCGGAGGTAACCATGACCCGCTCCGTCGCTCAATCCACCACCTTGACCTGCCCGGCCTGTCGGCGACCCTACCCGGCCGAGGTCTGGCTGATCGTTGACACGGCCGAGCGGCCCGATCTGCTCGCCCGCATTCGGAATGGCAGTCTGCACGCTATCCCCTGCCCTCACTGCCGTCACGCCGGCGCGGTGGACGCGCCGCTACTCCTATACCGCCCCGGCGAGACGCCGCCGATCTATGAACGCCTGCAAGCAGCGGCCCGCGAGGCGCAGGAAGCCATGTCTAATCCCTTCTGGGCGAGTCTCCAGGCGCTTCTGCAGGCCGACTCCATGGCGTCCCTCTTGCACGTGGCGCAAGATCACCCCGCGTTGTTGACCGACGAGTCCGCCGCGCGCGTCGCGGAAGCCGCGGCCAATGCCCGGCGTCAGGGCGCCGAACAGGCTGCCAACGACCTGGAACAGCGTTATCAACTGCTGCGCAACACGCAGCGCGCCGCTCAGGAGGCCGGCCTCTCACCAGAGCAAACGCTCGCCGCCACCACGGCACTCGAACAAGGCCTGCATGACTCCCCCGATCTGGCCGGCGTTTCCGCCTTGGGACAGACGATCCAGACCTTCATCAACGCCCGCACCTGGGATGACTCGCAGCAGATCGTCGAACAGCACCCTGAGCTGCTCAGTGATAAGGCCGATGTCCTGTTCGGCCAACTCATCGCCGCTACTCAGGCGTCCCAGGTTGACGGCGGCGCAGCCGAGATGGAAGAGCACCGCGACCTGCTGCGTCGCTGCCGAGAGGCGGGCATCCCCCGCGCCTTTGCCGAAAAGATGCTGCCGCCGGATGCGTTGGCCGAGGCCGAACGCCTGGGCCTGGCGCCGGAAGAACTCCTGGCGCAGATGCGCGCCGTCGAGCAGATGCCTCCCGCACTGCGCGAGGTCCTGGCCGAGCTGGCCGCCAGCGGGGCCGAAATCCGTTCAGCGGAAGACCTGGAACGCACCCTGGCCAGCCGGCCAGATCTGCGGGCAAGGCTGGAGGCTGCCGCTCCTGCCAGGGGCGCCGACATACCACCTGAGTTGCAGCCTATTCTTCAGCAACTCTCCCACCGCCGCATCATCCGACATGCCTCGCACGGGTCGACCTTGCCGCCATACCTTTCCCTGCACCGGAGGATCAGAATGCCGCCTGTGGGCAGGTCTCCACGTCGAACTGGGCAACAGCCTGGTTCAGAATCCACTCGGCGACCGGGCGGAGAACCTGGAGCAGGCCATCGCCGCCTACCGCCAGGCGCTGGAGGTGCTGACCCGCCAGGCCATGCCGGTCGAGTGGGCGCAAGTCATGCTGAACCTGGCGAACGCCTACTCTGACCGCATTCGGGGCGACCGGGCGGAGAACCTGGAGCAGGCCATCGCCGCCTACCGCCAGGCGCTGGAGGTGATGACCCGCCAGGCCATGCCGGTCGAGTGGGCGACCGTCATGATGAACCTGGCGAACGCCTACTCTGACCGCATTCGGGGCGACCGGGCGGAGAACCTGGAGGAGGCCATCGCCGCCTACCGCCAGGCGCTGGAGGTGAAAACCCGCGAGGCCATGCCCGTCGAGTGGGCGACCGTCATGATGAACCTGGCGAACGCCTACAATCAGCGCATTCGGGGCGACCGGCGGAGAACCTGGAGCAGGGCATCGCCGCCTACCGCCAGGCGCTGGAGGTGAGGACCCGCCAGGCCATGCCGGTCGAGTGGGCGCAAGTCATGACGAACCTGGCGACCGCCTACAATCAGCGCATTCGGGGCGACCGGGCGGAGAACCTGGAGCAGGCCATCGCCGCCTACCGCCAGGCGCTGGAGGTGATGACCCACCAGGCCATGCCGGTCGAGTGGGCGACCGTCATGATGAACCTGGCGACCGCCTACTATTCACGCATTCGGGGCGACCGGGCGGAGAACCTGGAGCAGGCCATCGCCGCCTACCGCCAGGCGCTGGAGGTGAGGACCCGCCAGGCCATGCCGGTCGAGTGGGCGGCATGCACGATGGGCCTGGCGAACGCCTACAAGAACCGCATTCGAGGCGACCGGGCAGAGAACCTGGAGCAGGCCATCGCCGCCTACCGCCAGGCGCTGGAGGTGATGACCCACCAGGCCATGCCGGTCGAGTGGGCGACCGTCATGATGAACCTGGCGACCGCCTACTATTCCCGCATTCGGGGCGACCGGGCGGAGAACCTGGAGCAGGCCATCGCCGCCTACCGCCAGGCGCTGGAGGTGAAAACCCGCGAGGCCATGCCCGTCGAGTGGGCGACCGTCATGATGAACCTGGCGAACGCCTACAAGAACCGCATTCGGGACGACCGGGCAGAGAACCTGGAGCAGGCCATCGCCGCCTACCGCCAGGCGCTGGAGGTGAGGACCCACCAGGCCATGCCGGTCGAGTGGGCGACCGTCATGATGAACCTGGCGAGTGCCTACGCTGCCCGCATTCGAGGCGACCGGGCGGAGAACCTGGAGCGGGCCATCGCGGCCTACCGCCAGGCGCTGGAGGTGAGGACCCGCCAGGCCATGCCGGTCGAGTGGGCGCAAGCCATGATGAACCTGGCGACCGCCTACAAGAACCGCATTCGGGGCGACCGGGCGGAGAACCTGGAGCAGGCCATCGCCGCCTACCGCCAGGCGCTGGAGGTGAGGACCCGCCAGGCCATGCCGGTCGAGTGGGCGACCGTCATGATAAACCTGGCGAGCGCCTACGCTACACGCATTCGGGGCGAGCGGGCGGAGAACCTGGAGCAGGCCATCGCTGCCTACCGCCAGGCGCTGGAGGTGAGGACACGCCAGGCCATGCCGGTCGAGTGGGCGGCCGTCATGATGAACCTGGCGAACGCCTACTCTGACCGCATTCGGGGCGACCGGGCGGAGAACCTGGAGCAGGCCATCGCCGCCTACCGCCAGGCGCTGGAGGTGAACACCCCAGCCCCGCCGGAACCGCGAACGCGAGCACCGCCACCGCCAGGCACTGGAGATCTTTAGCCCTGAGGCGTTGCCTGATGATTGTCGTCGTACAGCCCGTGCATTGGCCAATCTCTTGTTTGGCGAGCGTCGTTACGCGCTGGTCGTTGATCCGTATCGCCTGGCCATGCAGGCCACCGACACTCTGTTGCAGGCTTCCCTGGTGCGCGGCAGCAAGGAAGTCGAACTGCGGGAGATCCAAGGCCTGCCGGCCAACGCCGCCTACGCCCTGGCCCAACTCGGCCGGCTCGAAGACGCCGTCGTCGCGCTCGAACAGGGTCGCACCCGGCTGCTGGCCGAAGCGCTCGAACAGAGCCGCCGCGACCTGGAACGCCTGCCCGCGCTGGGTCACGGCGACCTCTACGAGCGCTACCGCGCCGCGTCCGATCGCCTCGCTGTCCTGCAGCAGCAGGCCGGCCAGCCCGCAGGCGCCGGCCCGGATCACCCGGCCGGCCCGCGCGACTACGCCGCCTGGCGTCAGGAGCTGGAGGCAGCCCGCCGCGATCTGGATGAAACCATCGCGGCCATCCGCAGCGTGTCGGTGGACGGCCAGCAGCCCTACGCCGATTTCCTGCTGCCCCCGACATTCGCCCGCATCGCCGCCGCGGTGCAGCCCGGCGTGCCCCTGATTTATCTGCTGACGACCGAACCCGGCGGACTGGCCCTGTTCGTGCGGCGCGAGACCGCCGCTGACGCCGTGGCGGTTGTCACTGCCGCGCCGTTGGGCCTCACCGCACCCGCGCTGCGCGCGCTACTGATGGGGCCAGCCGACGATCCTGCCCTGGGCGGCTACCTGGGCGCGTACAGCGCCTGGGTGCGCGACGCGCGCAACCCGGCCAAGCGTCAGGCGTGGTACGATCAGCTCGAGCAGACCACGCGCGACCTCGGCGACAAGGTCATGGGGCCGGTCGTGGCCCATTTGCAGAGCCTGGGCGCCAGGCAGGCGGTTCTCATCCCCAGTGGCCTGCTGGCCCTGCTGCCCCTGCACGCAGCCTGGACGCAGCCAGACGGGCGTCGCCGCTACGCGCTGGACGACCTCACCCTGACCTATGCGCCGTCGGCCGGCGCCTTGCAACATGCCCGCGAACTGGCCGGCCAGACGCGCGATCTGCGCCTGCTGGCCGTGGACGAGCCGCAGCCAGTCGCGGCCAACCGTCTGCCCAACTCGGCGGCCGAAGTGGCCGCCATCGGCGCGCTCTTTGCCGATCCCACCGTTTTGCACCACGGCGAGGCCAGGCGCGAGGCGGTCCTGGCCGCCTTACCCGCGGCGCAGGTGGTCCACTTCTCCTGTCATGGCGCCAACAACTGGCAGAAGCCCCTGCAGAGTGGCCTGGTGATGGCCCACGATGATCTGCTGACCGTGGCCGATGTGCTGGCCCTGTGCCGGGCCGGCGCCCGGCTGGCCACCCTCTCCGCCTGCGAGACCGGCATCGTCGGCGCCGATTTACCCGACGAGGTGGTGGCCCTGCCCGCGGCCCTCACGCAGGCCGGTTTTGCCGGCGTGGTGGCCTCGCTCTGGTCGGTGGCGGACGTCAGCACCGCGATGCTGATGGAGCGCTTCTACCGTCTGTGGCGCCAGGAGGGGCTGCCCCCTGGCGAGGCCCTGGCCGCGGCGCAGCGCTGGTTGCGCGATACGACCAACCAGGAGAAGGCGGACTACTTCGGGCATGACATTCCGGACCTCGATGGCGCCCGTATGCCACAGGCGATTGCCGCTGATTTCTTCGAGCAGGTGGCCGAACGCCATCAGCAGGAGCAGAGCTTCGAGCATCCCTTCTGGTGGGCTGCTTTCTACCTGACCGGGGTGTGAGTCCAGCAGTTCCAAATGTAGCCTGGTTTTTAACCACAGAGATCACAAAGAACGCAGAGAAGTTGCCGATTTGCGTCTGATCTGCCGTTTCTTTGTGTTCTCTGTGTTCTTTGTGGTTGAATGTGTGCTACATTTGGAACTGCTGGTGTGAGTCTCCGCGGCGCCGGGTGCGGAAGCGCATGGGGATCATCACGATGGAGGTCATCACGATGGACAAGAACGCACAACTCCTGGCCGCTCTGCGTCAGCTTGAGCCGGAGCTGCCCGGCCTGTTCGGGCCGGACTGGCCGCAGGTTGCAGACCGTTTGCGCCAGTTGCGCGACGAGCTGACGCATGTCGCCCCGGCGCGCGCCAGCATCGTCCGGGTCACGATTCTGAACATCTTCGGTAACTACCCGGCCGCCCACACCCGCTTGGTTGCGACCCTGGACGTGATGCAGGCCGGCGCAGCTCCCAAAGGCGGCCTGGAACGTCACTACCAGCCGCCCGCGGCCACGACCGTCATCCGCTACACCGACATCGCCTGCCCGTCGCAGGTGTGGGTGCAGACCCCGCGCATCGCGGTCGTCGTGCGCCTGACCGTGCAGCCGCCGGCGTACAGCGCGGCCATCGCCTCGATGGCCCTGGACACCCACCTTCCCGTGCGTCTGCGCCTGGCCGCACCGGGCTTCGATCTGCTCAATGCGGCCGAGCAGGAGACTCCGGTTCTCCCTGGTGCGGACAGCCCGCCGGTCGTCTTCGACCTGCGTCCGCACACGGTCGGCCCCACGCGGGTGACGGTGGACTTCTTCCAGGCCGGCAACCTGGCGGGCACGGTCAGTGTGGCCGTGGAGATTACCGCCGCTCCCAGCAGCGCCGTGGAGATTCCGCGCCACGCGCTCGCACTGCGCATCGCTCCGTCGGCCGAGCCGCCCGCGTACCAGCTTCACATCGCCTACGAGCGCTTTCAGCAGCGGCCGGCGCTGGTCTTCACCCTCTTTCGCGGCAACAAGCCAGGGCAAACCTTCCATCCCGTGCCGTTGATGACGGATCCGCAGACGGAGGCCAATCGTTTGTTGGCGCAGTTGACCGATCTCACCGATCACCTCGACCCCACGGCCAAACTCGCGCATCAGGCCCGCCGCACGCTCCCGGCCGCGGACGCGGAGCGCCGCCTGCGCAGTCTGGGACAGAATCTATGGAAATCGCTGATTCCGGCCGATCTCAAGGCGGTGTACGAGCACGAGCGCGGCGCGTGGCGTGATGCTTCCATGCTCCTCGTTTCCGATGAGCCTTATTTCCCCTGGGAACTGCTCTGGCCCTACGGCGAGGATTGGCAGGATCAGGATGAGGGCCCCTGGTGCCTGACCCTGCGCCTGACCCGCTGGCTGCGCCGGGATGAGCAGGGCAATGGTCACGACGGCCCGCCCACGACCCTCTCCCTGCGGCGGCTGGCCTGCCTGGCCCCCACCGATTCCGGGCTGAACTATGCGCAGGACGAATGTGACCACCTGCGTTCACAAATTGCCGGGCGCGGTCTGCGCGATGCCAGCCCCGCGGCCGCCACCTGGTCAGACACGCTGGATTTGCTGGAAGGCGGCGATTTCGACTGGCTGCACGTCGCCGCCCACGGCTCGTTCTACTCCGATACGCCCGATCTCGACGCTGCGCTCTGGCTGCAAGACGGTCGCAGCCTGACGCCTGACAGCATTGTCGGCCCGGCCATCGAGGCGCACCTCAAGCGCCAACGGCCCGGGTTCGTCTTCAACGCCTGCCACGGCAGCCGTCAGGGCTGGGCGTTGACCGGGTTGGGCGGCTGGGCCAACCGGCTCATCAGCAGCGGCGCGGGTCTCTTCCTGGCGCCCCTGTGGACCGTCACCGATCGCCAGGCCGCGCACTTCGCCGTGACCTTCTACGAGCGGCTCTTCGCCGGCGACGCCGTCGCCGATGCCGTGCGCCAGGCGCGCCTGGCCGCTCGCCAGGTTGGCGATCCCACCTGGCTGGCGTATAGTGTGTACGCGCATCCGAATGCGCGGTTGGTGGCTGGTGCGTAGGGATGTGGCCTCACCTCACCCCCGGCCCCTCTCCTCTCCCGCATAGGGAGAGGAGAGGGGGGAAGGCTTTTCTTGCGTCGTTTGCATCGAAATCTTCAACGCAAGGACGCAGAGGCGCAAGGGCTTTTTTCTTTGCGTCGTTTGCGTCCTGGCGTCCTTGCGTTGAAAAACCTTCCGCCACTCTCAACCCAGCCGGTTTTCCAGCACCATCTCCGGCGTGAAGTTGTCAATCTGCAGATACCACTGCGCGGCGTCCAGCAGGGCTTGCTGGGGGATCATGCCGACCAGCTCGGTCCGTTCGATCATGCAGCCGTAGCGCGCGGCCTCGGAGCGGATCATCTCCACCGCCCGGTGAATGGGCGTCCCCGTGAAATCGGTCAGATTCATGGAAACCTGCGCCCGGCCCTCCACCAACAGCCCCATCGCCTTGACGAAGCGCAGGCCGCCGCTGGAATGGCGCAGCGCCTTGGCCACCTTCTTCGCAATCTCCACGTTGTCGGTGTTCAGATACGCGTTGAACGCCACCAGGAAGCCACGCGCGCCGATGATCGTGGCGCCCGCCGGCCCCACAACCGCCGGGCCGTAGTCTGGCGTGCGCGCCGGATTGACGCCGATCTCCGTCTTGAGCAGCTCATACTCCCCGCGGCGCACATCCGCCAGGTTGACGCGCTCCGGCCGCGTGGCCGCCGCCTCGTACAGATAGACCGGAATCTGCAGCTCGCTGCCGACGCGCTGCCCCAGGCGCTGCGCCAGCGTCACACACTCCGCCATCGTCATGCCGCGCAAGGGCACGAACGGCACCACGTCAGTGGCGCCCAGCCGTTGATGCGCGCCCCGGTGCTGCTCCAGGTCAATCAGACGCGCCGCCGTCGCAATGCCCTGGTACGCCGCTTCCAGGATGACCCCCGGCTCGCCCACCAGCGTCACCACCGAGCGGTTATGGTCCGCGTCGCTCTCCACGTCCAACAGCGAGACGCCCGGCCCGCGCATGGCCTCCACAATGGCCTGCACGATCTCCGGCCGGCGTCCTTCGCTGAAATTCGGCACACATTCAACCAGTTGTTGCACGATTCATCTCCTTTTGTCCGTTCACAGTCAGCCTGTACCTGTCATTCTAAAAGTGGCATGGTGATTGTGCAAATTGAACGCGCGTTGTTTGGCGCCCCTATCGCCGTGTGGTAGAATTCAGCCAATTACTGAGGGTAGTGAGAAATCGCTTTTGAGTTCCATCCTGGCAGGTCCCATTGGGCCAGCTTTCTCCCTGATCGCGGGAGCGCTGGCTCTCATTTTGATTGTGCGCTGGCGCCAGCCCGGCTGGCACAGCGTGCTGGCCATGCTATCGCTGCTGACGGCCGGTCTGCTCTGGTATCGCCTGCGCAGTTTGCCTGACCAGGCGCTGTTGGAGCGCCCCTGGGAGATCATGGTGCTGCCGACGGCTCAACTGGTGTGGCAGGTAGATGGCTGGGCCTGGTTGTGCGGCCTGTTGGCCCTGCTGGTGACTGCCATCGAAATCCTCTTCAACTGGGATTCCGCCGGTTGGAACACGCCCCAGGTACATAGCCGCCGCTTGCTGGCCCTGGTCGCAGCCCTGGCTGTGGTCTCATCCAACAACCTGTTGACCCTCGCCGGCATGTGGGTGCTGTTCGAAATCGCCCTCCTGGCCCGTGCCATCGCGCGACCGCAGCAGCCCGTGGTGGTCACCGGCGCCGTCGGTAGCCTGCTCGTTTGGTTGGCCCTCAGCCTGACCGGGCTGGACTCTGCGCAACTACCGCTCGGCGCGGGCGCCCTGGCGTCGCTGCCCATCCTGCTGCTTCTACTGGCCGGCCTGTGGCGCGTGGCCTTCTATCCGTTTCATGCCTGGCTGCTTGCCTCCACTGCCTATACACGGCCTGTCCACCTGACTGAATTCCTCCTGCCCGCGACGGTCGGGCTGACCCTGCTGGGCCGCGTCTACCAGACCGACCTCGCCCTGGCCCTCAGGCAGCCGGTCTGGCTTGCCATTGGCCTGCTCGGCCTGCTCGGCAGCAGCCTGGCCGCCTGGCTGGACACCAACCAGGAGCGCAGCCTGCTGCTGG of Candidatus Amarolinea dominans contains these proteins:
- a CDS encoding CHAT domain-containing protein gives rise to the protein MANLLFGERRYALVVDPYRLAMQATDTLLQASLVRGSKEVELREIQGLPANAAYALAQLGRLEDAVVALEQGRTRLLAEALEQSRRDLERLPALGHGDLYERYRAASDRLAVLQQQAGQPAGAGPDHPAGPRDYAAWRQELEAARRDLDETIAAIRSVSVDGQQPYADFLLPPTFARIAAAVQPGVPLIYLLTTEPGGLALFVRRETAADAVAVVTAAPLGLTAPALRALLMGPADDPALGGYLGAYSAWVRDARNPAKRQAWYDQLEQTTRDLGDKVMGPVVAHLQSLGARQAVLIPSGLLALLPLHAAWTQPDGRRRYALDDLTLTYAPSAGALQHARELAGQTRDLRLLAVDEPQPVAANRLPNSAAEVAAIGALFADPTVLHHGEARREAVLAALPAAQVVHFSCHGANNWQKPLQSGLVMAHDDLLTVADVLALCRAGARLATLSACETGIVGADLPDEVVALPAALTQAGFAGVVASLWSVADVSTAMLMERFYRLWRQEGLPPGEALAAAQRWLRDTTNQEKADYFGHDIPDLDGARMPQAIAADFFEQVAERHQQEQSFEHPFWWAAFYLTGV
- a CDS encoding CHAT domain-containing protein, with translation MGIITMEVITMDKNAQLLAALRQLEPELPGLFGPDWPQVADRLRQLRDELTHVAPARASIVRVTILNIFGNYPAAHTRLVATLDVMQAGAAPKGGLERHYQPPAATTVIRYTDIACPSQVWVQTPRIAVVVRLTVQPPAYSAAIASMALDTHLPVRLRLAAPGFDLLNAAEQETPVLPGADSPPVVFDLRPHTVGPTRVTVDFFQAGNLAGTVSVAVEITAAPSSAVEIPRHALALRIAPSAEPPAYQLHIAYERFQQRPALVFTLFRGNKPGQTFHPVPLMTDPQTEANRLLAQLTDLTDHLDPTAKLAHQARRTLPAADAERRLRSLGQNLWKSLIPADLKAVYEHERGAWRDASMLLVSDEPYFPWELLWPYGEDWQDQDEGPWCLTLRLTRWLRRDEQGNGHDGPPTTLSLRRLACLAPTDSGLNYAQDECDHLRSQIAGRGLRDASPAAATWSDTLDLLEGGDFDWLHVAAHGSFYSDTPDLDAALWLQDGRSLTPDSIVGPAIEAHLKRQRPGFVFNACHGSRQGWALTGLGGWANRLISSGAGLFLAPLWTVTDRQAAHFAVTFYERLFAGDAVADAVRQARLAARQVGDPTWLAYSVYAHPNARLVAGA
- the ftcD gene encoding glutamate formimidoyltransferase, which encodes MQQLVECVPNFSEGRRPEIVQAIVEAMRGPGVSLLDVESDADHNRSVVTLVGEPGVILEAAYQGIATAARLIDLEQHRGAHQRLGATDVVPFVPLRGMTMAECVTLAQRLGQRVGSELQIPVYLYEAAATRPERVNLADVRRGEYELLKTEIGVNPARTPDYGPAVVGPAGATIIGARGFLVAFNAYLNTDNVEIAKKVAKALRHSSGGLRFVKAMGLLVEGRAQVSMNLTDFTGTPIHRAVEMIRSEAARYGCMIERTELVGMIPQQALLDAAQWYLQIDNFTPEMVLENRLG
- a CDS encoding tetratricopeptide repeat protein is translated as MRWPRPNAWAWRRKNSWRRCAPSSRCLPHCARSWPSWPPAGPKSVQRKTWNAPWPAGQICGQGWRLPLLPGAPTYHLSCSLFFSNSPTAASSDMPRTGRPCRHTFPCTGGSECRLWAGLHVELGNSLVQNPLGDRAENLEQAIAAYRQALEVLTRQAMPVEWAQVMLNLANAYSDRIRGDRAENLEQAIAAYRQALEVMTRQAMPVEWATVMMNLANAYSDRIRGDRAENLEEAIAAYRQALEVKTREAMPVEWATVMMNLANAYNQRIRGDRRRTWSRASPPTARRWR
- a CDS encoding tetratricopeptide repeat protein, with protein sequence MPVEWAQVMTNLATAYNQRIRGDRAENLEQAIAAYRQALEVMTHQAMPVEWATVMMNLATAYYSRIRGDRAENLEQAIAAYRQALEVRTRQAMPVEWAACTMGLANAYKNRIRGDRAENLEQAIAAYRQALEVMTHQAMPVEWATVMMNLATAYYSRIRGDRAENLEQAIAAYRQALEVKTREAMPVEWATVMMNLANAYKNRIRDDRAENLEQAIAAYRQALEVRTHQAMPVEWATVMMNLASAYAARIRGDRAENLERAIAAYRQALEVRTRQAMPVEWAQAMMNLATAYKNRIRGDRAENLEQAIAAYRQALEVRTRQAMPVEWATVMINLASAYATRIRGERAENLEQAIAAYRQALEVRTRQAMPVEWAAVMMNLANAYSDRIRGDRAENLEQAIAAYRQALEVNTPAPPEPRTRAPPPPGTGDL